The proteins below are encoded in one region of Brachyspira intermedia PWS/A:
- a CDS encoding acyl CoA:acetate/3-ketoacid CoA transferase, with product MDKGKFIKASQVPELIKDNSFVGLCGFVGIGSAEEILTSVEKSFLEKGSPNNLSVIFAAGIGDSKGRGAGHLAHKGLVKRVVAGHWGLAPKLGELANNNEIEAYNLPQGVISQMFREMAAGKPGILSHVGLGTFVDPELQGGKLNSVTTEDIVERCKFSGQDLLFYHAPKLDYAILRGTSADEDGNISFEEEALTLEALSVATAAKNNGGKVFVQVKRKVKRGSIPPKEVKIPGILVDYVVIAETPENHMQTFGEYFNEGYVKNNFVVEGSLKEVKLDERKIISRRCAMLLDKSKKILNYGIGMPEVIAMVVNEEGQEQYFTPTVEPGAIGGTPMGGLSFGATFNATAIVDQPYQFDFYDGGGLDMAFLGLAQCDQYGNINVSKFGPKIAGCGGFINITQNAKEVVFLGTFTTGGLKIGVENGELRILQEGKVKKFVKDVEQVTFSGNIANKNNKKVTYVTERAVFTLVKEGLKLVEIAPGVDLQKDILDQMEFKPIVADDLKKMDSKIFIDEKMGLVF from the coding sequence ATGGATAAAGGAAAATTTATAAAAGCAAGTCAGGTTCCTGAGCTTATCAAGGATAACTCTTTTGTAGGGTTATGCGGATTTGTAGGTATCGGATCTGCTGAAGAAATTTTAACTAGCGTTGAGAAATCCTTTTTAGAAAAAGGATCTCCTAATAATTTAAGTGTCATTTTTGCAGCTGGAATCGGAGATAGTAAAGGAAGAGGCGCAGGACACTTAGCTCATAAAGGACTTGTAAAAAGGGTTGTAGCAGGACACTGGGGATTGGCTCCAAAACTTGGCGAATTAGCCAACAACAATGAAATTGAAGCTTACAATCTTCCACAAGGTGTTATTTCTCAAATGTTTAGAGAAATGGCAGCCGGAAAACCAGGTATACTTTCACATGTAGGACTTGGAACTTTTGTTGATCCGGAACTTCAAGGCGGAAAACTTAATAGCGTAACAACTGAAGATATCGTTGAAAGATGTAAATTCAGTGGACAAGATTTATTATTCTATCATGCTCCAAAACTAGATTATGCTATATTAAGAGGTACTTCTGCAGATGAAGATGGTAATATCTCTTTTGAAGAAGAAGCTCTTACACTTGAAGCTTTATCTGTAGCAACTGCCGCTAAAAATAATGGGGGAAAAGTTTTTGTACAAGTAAAAAGAAAAGTAAAAAGAGGAAGCATACCTCCAAAAGAAGTAAAAATTCCTGGAATTTTAGTAGATTATGTAGTTATAGCTGAAACTCCTGAAAATCATATGCAGACTTTTGGAGAATATTTCAATGAAGGTTATGTAAAAAATAACTTCGTTGTAGAAGGAAGTCTTAAAGAAGTAAAACTTGATGAAAGAAAAATAATATCAAGAAGATGTGCAATGCTTCTAGATAAGAGTAAAAAAATACTTAACTATGGTATAGGAATGCCAGAAGTTATAGCAATGGTAGTAAATGAAGAAGGTCAAGAGCAATACTTCACACCTACTGTTGAGCCTGGTGCAATAGGCGGTACTCCTATGGGCGGACTTAGCTTCGGAGCTACATTCAATGCTACAGCTATAGTTGATCAGCCATATCAATTTGACTTCTATGATGGCGGCGGATTAGACATGGCATTTTTAGGATTAGCACAATGCGATCAATACGGAAATATCAATGTTTCTAAATTTGGACCAAAGATTGCAGGATGTGGCGGATTTATTAATATCACTCAAAATGCTAAGGAAGTAGTATTCTTGGGTACTTTCACAACTGGAGGATTAAAAATAGGCGTAGAAAATGGTGAGCTTAGAATTCTTCAGGAAGGAAAAGTTAAGAAATTTGTAAAAGATGTAGAGCAAGTTACATTCAGCGGTAATATTGCTAATAAAAATAATAAAAAAGTTACTTATGTAACTGAAAGAGCTGTTTTCACTCTTGTTAAAGAAGGATTAAAACTAGTTGAAATAGCTCCTGGAGTAGATCTCCAAAAAGATATATTGGATCAAATGGAATTCAAGCCTATTGTAGCTGATGACTTGAAGAAAATGGATTCAAAAATATTTATTGATGAAAAAATGGGATTAGTATTTTAA
- a CDS encoding PIN domain-containing protein produces the protein MHKTNNSYNKNNSKNNKNKIDVKKLFSDIGTVANVLGKILTTSKSVVDELQNQNGILYVFDTNALMNDPNLISIPKRNSSYIVPIVVLEELDKLKLDKNRSQKASNAIRTINKSNVRIEKYSEHALPKDFDMRNNDNKILATAMKFSNKNVVIVTDDNNLKNKAKSQNIKYMSSSEFKRSKN, from the coding sequence ATGCATAAAACAAATAATAGTTATAACAAAAATAATAGTAAAAATAACAAGAATAAAATTGATGTAAAAAAACTCTTTTCTGATATAGGTACGGTAGCCAATGTTCTAGGCAAGATATTAACAACTTCTAAGTCTGTTGTTGATGAGTTACAAAATCAAAACGGAATATTATATGTATTTGATACTAATGCCTTAATGAATGATCCTAATTTAATCAGCATACCAAAAAGAAACAGCAGTTATATTGTGCCTATTGTAGTTTTAGAAGAATTGGATAAATTAAAATTGGATAAAAATAGATCACAAAAAGCAAGTAATGCTATAAGAACCATTAATAAATCAAATGTTCGTATAGAAAAATATAGCGAACATGCTTTACCAAAAGATTTTGATATGAGAAATAATGATAATAAAATACTTGCAACCGCAATGAAATTTTCAAATAAAAATGTTGTAATAGTTACAGATGATAATAATTTAAAGAATAAAGCAAAATCTCAGAATATTAAATATATGTCTTCATCAGAATTTAAAAGAAGTAAAAACTAA
- a CDS encoding nucleoside-diphosphate sugar epimerase/dehydratase gives MNKKNIVILGAGNAGETLASEILTSDDSNEYNILCFLDDDENKKQVNIENHSIDVKGKIKDIENTIEYYKNHSIEIEEIIIAIPTLKQKELLEILDIIYPTGIRYKILPCFFEIIKGNASIKDIRNIEPSDLLGREEIGFDEKEISAYYQDKTILVTGGGGSIGSELVRQLITLPVKKVMALDNSESAIHSLIMSINDRKNEKNKHKFQYIISNVRDYVKVDKILKEENPDIIFHAAAHKHLPFMEAYPEEAIKNNILATENIATLAIKNNIKNFVFISTDKAVRPTSLMGASKRICERMIMSLSHEQNSTAFKITRFGNVLGSSGSVIPVFEKQIREGKPLTVTHPEMVRFFMSIREAARLVIKACTLNDGIIFTLDMGKPVKILDLAKNMLKMYGLTEKDIPIIFTGIREGEKLYEEILMDDETLIPSQYKKLFIAKDPVKCLTPEERKVMIDAFDIASLDADKETIKMLMRKYIEEYTG, from the coding sequence ATGAATAAAAAAAATATAGTTATACTTGGGGCTGGAAATGCTGGGGAAACTCTTGCATCCGAAATATTAACTTCTGATGATAGTAATGAATATAATATACTTTGTTTTTTAGATGATGATGAAAATAAGAAACAAGTAAATATTGAAAATCATTCTATTGATGTAAAAGGAAAGATTAAAGATATAGAAAACACAATAGAATATTATAAAAACCATAGTATAGAAATAGAAGAAATCATCATTGCAATTCCTACTTTAAAACAAAAAGAACTTCTTGAAATATTAGATATTATATATCCTACTGGAATAAGATATAAAATACTTCCTTGTTTCTTTGAGATAATAAAAGGAAATGCCTCTATAAAAGATATTAGAAATATAGAACCATCTGATTTGCTAGGACGTGAAGAGATTGGTTTCGATGAAAAGGAAATATCTGCATACTATCAAGATAAAACAATACTAGTTACAGGTGGAGGCGGTTCTATAGGAAGCGAGCTTGTAAGACAATTAATTACACTCCCTGTAAAAAAAGTTATGGCTTTAGATAATTCTGAAAGTGCAATACACTCTCTTATAATGTCTATAAATGACAGAAAGAACGAAAAAAACAAACATAAATTCCAATATATAATTTCAAATGTCAGAGATTATGTCAAAGTTGATAAAATATTAAAAGAAGAAAATCCGGATATAATTTTCCATGCAGCTGCTCATAAGCATTTACCTTTTATGGAAGCTTATCCTGAAGAAGCAATTAAAAATAATATACTAGCAACAGAAAACATTGCCACACTTGCAATTAAAAATAATATTAAAAACTTCGTATTCATATCAACAGATAAAGCAGTTCGACCTACTTCATTGATGGGAGCAAGCAAAAGAATATGCGAAAGAATGATAATGTCTTTATCTCATGAACAAAACAGCACAGCATTTAAAATAACAAGATTTGGAAATGTTTTGGGAAGCAGCGGAAGTGTTATACCTGTATTTGAAAAGCAGATTAGAGAGGGTAAGCCATTAACCGTAACTCACCCTGAAATGGTAAGATTCTTTATGTCTATAAGAGAAGCTGCAAGACTAGTTATAAAGGCATGCACTTTAAATGACGGAATAATATTTACTTTGGATATGGGAAAGCCTGTTAAAATTTTGGACTTAGCTAAAAACATGCTTAAAATGTACGGACTAACAGAAAAAGATATACCTATAATATTTACAGGAATCAGAGAAGGTGAAAAACTTTATGAAGAAATTCTAATGGATGATGAAACGCTAATACCTTCTCAATATAAAAAATTATTCATAGCAAAAGACCCTGTAAAATGTTTAACTCCTGAAGAACGCAAAGTTATGATTGATGCATTCGATATAGCCTCACTTGATGCTGACAAAGAAACAATAAAAATGCTTATGCGTAAGTATATAGAAGAGTATACCGGATAA
- a CDS encoding Gfo/Idh/MocA family oxidoreductase, giving the protein MHTSASHIIDLMLYFTNSEAEYVVGEKQADFIREVHGISDHGGCGIIKFKSGAIGFIKAVSTSPFKYMLEMDIMGENGRIRLYNNGNSFELYQYKQVDNNEAGSGYESLILTKQYNRDYQNERMLDAVHNIIECLENGGQPISNASTALESVKIIEGIKLSSDTKSKIDF; this is encoded by the coding sequence TTGCATACCAGTGCTAGTCATATTATAGATTTAATGCTTTACTTTACAAACTCTGAAGCGGAGTATGTTGTAGGAGAAAAGCAGGCAGATTTTATAAGAGAAGTTCATGGTATTAGTGATCATGGCGGATGCGGCATTATAAAATTTAAATCAGGTGCTATTGGATTCATTAAAGCTGTAAGTACATCTCCTTTTAAATATATGCTTGAAATGGATATAATGGGGGAGAATGGAAGAATAAGATTATACAATAATGGAAATAGTTTTGAATTATATCAATACAAACAAGTTGATAATAATGAGGCAGGTTCAGGATATGAGTCTTTAATTTTGACAAAACAATATAATAGAGATTATCAGAATGAAAGAATGCTTGATGCTGTTCATAATATTATAGAATGTTTAGAAAATGGCGGACAGCCTATATCGAATGCTTCTACTGCTTTGGAATCTGTTAAAATAATAGAAGGTATTAAATTATCATCTGATACAAAAAGTAAAATAGATTTTTAA
- a CDS encoding Gfo/Idh/MocA family protein encodes MYKVGIIGLGQIAYFIDKDPNRKIIWSHIKAYQNTENTKITAICGNSNLDLVKQIQKDENIEKGYIDYNKMLEENDFDIVSICTPIEFHYDIAKKCIETGVKAIFCEKTLSYSIEEAKSILELSKKHNTVFAVNYILRWDNINKQIKNS; translated from the coding sequence ATGTATAAAGTTGGCATAATAGGTCTTGGTCAAATAGCATATTTCATAGATAAAGACCCTAACAGAAAAATAATATGGTCGCATATAAAGGCTTATCAAAATACAGAAAACACTAAAATTACAGCTATATGTGGTAATAGTAATTTGGATTTAGTTAAGCAAATACAAAAAGATGAAAATATAGAGAAAGGATATATTGACTATAATAAAATGCTTGAAGAAAATGATTTTGATATAGTGAGTATATGCACACCTATAGAGTTTCATTATGATATAGCAAAGAAATGTATAGAAACAGGAGTTAAAGCTATTTTTTGTGAAAAGACTTTATCGTATTCAATAGAAGAGGCAAAATCAATATTAGAATTATCAAAGAAGCATAATACTGTATTTGCAGTTAATTATATATTAAGATGGGATAATATTAATAAACAAATAAAAAACTCATAG
- the lepA gene encoding translation elongation factor 4: MSYAEKIRNFCIIAHVDHGKSTLADRIIEHTKAVSSREMKAQILDSMDIERERGITIKSQAVKLSYQAKDGEVYTLNLIDTPGHVDFNYEVSRSLAACEGAILVVDAAQGVEAQTISNFYLAFENNLEIVPVINKIDLPAANIELCKEQMEKEFGVNKDDIVLASAKNDIGIDEILEAVVKMIPAPKDNTNKKTRALIFDSYYDPFRGAVMIVRIFDGSIKKDDKLLLMETKAKYEVEECGTLLLGLKSANGLKSGEVGYIIAGIKNISDIKIGDTITLEEDPSDEPLIGYKEVLPMVFAGIFPAEDEDYTNLQKALEKLKLNDASLVYEPERSIALGFGYRCGFLGLLHLEIVQERLEREFNLNLVITSPSVEVKLKLTNGEEKLIDNPADFPSGQYIEKCYEPFINALIIVPTDYLGNIISLCIDRRGTQTSLTYLDDKRAEIKFDLPLIEVVYDFYDKLKSISRGYASFDYDFSDFRESQIEKIDILVHGEVVDALSFMSHRSNAETRGRQIIEKLKHLIPKHMFQIPLQAAIGGRIIARENISALRKNVTAKCYGGDITRKRKLLEKQKEGKKRMKAIGNVEIPQDAFISVLKTDDNTK, encoded by the coding sequence ATGTCATACGCAGAAAAAATCAGGAATTTTTGTATCATAGCACATGTTGACCATGGAAAAAGCACATTAGCTGACAGAATTATAGAACATACTAAAGCAGTATCAAGTAGAGAAATGAAAGCACAAATACTAGACTCTATGGATATAGAAAGAGAGAGAGGAATAACAATAAAGAGTCAGGCCGTTAAATTATCATATCAGGCTAAAGATGGGGAAGTATATACTCTTAATTTGATTGACACACCGGGACACGTTGACTTTAATTATGAAGTTTCACGTTCTCTTGCTGCTTGCGAAGGTGCTATACTTGTAGTTGATGCAGCTCAAGGTGTTGAGGCTCAAACTATTTCCAATTTTTATCTTGCATTTGAAAATAATTTAGAGATTGTACCTGTTATAAATAAAATAGATTTGCCTGCCGCCAATATCGAACTTTGTAAGGAGCAAATGGAAAAAGAGTTTGGTGTTAATAAAGATGATATAGTTTTGGCAAGTGCAAAAAATGATATAGGCATAGATGAGATACTTGAAGCAGTTGTTAAGATGATACCGGCTCCAAAGGATAATACTAACAAAAAAACAAGAGCTTTGATATTCGATTCTTATTATGATCCTTTCCGCGGTGCTGTTATGATAGTGAGAATATTTGACGGCTCTATAAAGAAAGATGATAAACTTCTTTTAATGGAAACTAAAGCGAAGTATGAAGTTGAAGAATGCGGAACTCTTTTGCTTGGGCTTAAATCTGCTAATGGATTAAAAAGCGGCGAGGTAGGATATATTATTGCGGGCATTAAAAACATATCTGATATAAAAATAGGGGATACTATTACACTTGAAGAAGACCCTTCAGATGAACCTTTGATTGGATATAAAGAAGTTTTGCCAATGGTATTTGCCGGCATTTTCCCTGCTGAAGATGAGGATTATACAAACTTACAAAAGGCTTTGGAAAAATTAAAATTGAATGATGCTTCTTTAGTTTATGAGCCTGAGCGTTCTATTGCTTTAGGGTTTGGATACAGATGCGGATTTTTAGGACTTTTACATTTAGAGATAGTACAAGAGCGTCTTGAAAGAGAGTTCAATCTTAATCTTGTAATAACTAGTCCTTCCGTAGAAGTTAAATTAAAACTCACAAATGGTGAAGAAAAATTAATTGATAACCCGGCAGATTTTCCGTCTGGTCAGTATATAGAAAAATGTTATGAGCCTTTCATAAATGCTCTTATAATAGTACCAACCGATTATTTAGGAAACATTATTTCTCTTTGTATAGACAGAAGAGGAACACAAACATCATTAACTTATTTAGATGATAAAAGGGCAGAGATTAAATTCGATTTACCATTAATCGAAGTTGTATATGACTTTTATGATAAATTAAAATCTATATCAAGAGGTTATGCTTCATTCGATTATGATTTTTCAGATTTCAGAGAAAGCCAAATAGAAAAAATTGATATACTTGTTCATGGCGAAGTAGTGGATGCATTATCATTTATGTCGCATAGAAGCAATGCAGAAACTAGAGGCAGACAAATCATAGAAAAATTAAAGCATCTTATTCCAAAGCATATGTTCCAGATTCCATTACAGGCTGCAATAGGCGGACGTATAATCGCACGTGAGAATATAAGTGCATTGAGAAAAAATGTTACAGCAAAATGTTATGGTGGTGACATCACAAGAAAGAGAAAGCTTCTTGAAAAGCAGAAAGAGGGTAAAAAGAGAATGAAGGCTATCGGTAATGTTGAGATACCTCAGGATGCATTTATAAGCGTACTTAAAACTGACGATAACACAAAATAA
- a CDS encoding basic amino acid ABC transporter substrate-binding protein, with protein MKNIIIFILLIFIIACNNSSNTNISENSNETTSITNNIYSNKTLKVGIYLYDYPMLYVSNDNINGFDYDIINAIANEENLKLKFIPIQFSELIPALQTNYIDLIIAGMSITEERKQLVNFSDKYCSSGQGIILNKENDEIKVNDDLIGKTVGVIKGTISDNIISEVDGVNVERFDVASSALLSLKVNKIDAVMLDTITCEDYVKFDNTIKLAENISFKLMDYAIAVRKDDDVLLQTINRGLHTIMSNGTYQKLVDKHL; from the coding sequence ATGAAAAACATTATTATTTTTATACTATTAATCTTTATTATTGCCTGTAATAATTCTTCAAATACAAATATATCTGAAAACAGCAATGAAACTACAAGTATCACAAATAATATTTATTCCAACAAAACATTAAAAGTAGGAATATATCTTTATGATTATCCTATGCTGTATGTGAGTAATGATAATATAAACGGATTTGATTATGATATAATAAATGCTATAGCAAATGAAGAAAATTTAAAATTAAAATTTATCCCTATTCAATTTTCAGAACTAATACCAGCATTGCAGACAAACTATATAGACCTTATTATTGCCGGTATGAGCATAACAGAAGAAAGAAAACAGCTTGTAAACTTCTCTGATAAGTATTGCAGCTCCGGACAAGGTATCATACTAAACAAAGAAAATGATGAAATAAAAGTGAATGATGATTTAATAGGAAAAACAGTAGGTGTTATAAAGGGTACTATATCAGACAATATTATATCAGAAGTAGATGGAGTTAATGTAGAAAGATTTGATGTTGCAAGCAGTGCTTTACTTTCATTAAAAGTAAATAAAATAGATGCTGTTATGCTTGATACTATTACTTGCGAAGACTATGTAAAATTTGATAATACTATAAAATTGGCTGAAAATATATCATTTAAGTTAATGGATTATGCAATAGCTGTTAGAAAAGATGATGATGTTTTACTTCAAACAATTAATAGAGGTCTCCATACTATAATGTCTAATGGAACATATCAAAAATTAGTTGATAAACATTTATAA
- a CDS encoding transporter substrate-binding domain-containing protein — MKKIILTISMILSLLISCKDSSENMSVQQNISTDEYINVGIYVYDYPFGYLSNGNIGGFDYDLMNEISKISGSNIHFIPMRFEELIPSLESKKIDAIIAGMTVTEERKQYLNFSDKYYTSSQAVLIRMDDESIQTEEDLIGKKVGVIRDTVADTMISAKEGIDIERFDTGSSIILSLKVGNVDAAIFDRSTCEHYISYDKSIKLAENIKYPEEDYAIAFRKDENVLLDEVNKALSQIMTNGAYEKLVEKHLGTNQ; from the coding sequence ATGAAAAAAATCATATTAACTATATCGATGATTTTATCATTATTAATATCATGTAAAGACTCTTCTGAAAATATGTCAGTTCAACAAAATATCTCAACAGATGAATATATAAATGTAGGAATATATGTTTATGATTATCCTTTCGGTTACCTATCAAATGGTAATATAGGCGGATTCGATTATGATTTAATGAATGAAATATCAAAAATATCTGGTTCAAATATACATTTTATTCCTATGCGCTTTGAAGAACTTATACCGTCTTTGGAATCTAAAAAAATAGATGCTATCATAGCAGGAATGACTGTAACTGAAGAAAGAAAACAATATCTTAATTTTTCTGATAAATATTATACATCAAGTCAGGCTGTTTTAATAAGAATGGATGATGAATCAATACAAACTGAAGAGGATTTGATAGGTAAAAAAGTAGGAGTAATAAGAGATACAGTTGCTGACACTATGATTTCGGCAAAAGAAGGAATAGATATAGAAAGATTTGATACAGGAAGCAGTATAATACTTTCATTAAAAGTAGGTAATGTAGATGCTGCTATATTTGATAGATCAACTTGCGAGCATTATATTTCATATGATAAAAGTATCAAACTTGCAGAAAATATAAAATATCCTGAAGAAGATTATGCTATAGCCTTTAGAAAAGATGAGAATGTATTACTAGATGAAGTAAATAAAGCTCTATCACAAATAATGACTAATGGAGCATATGAGAAATTAGTAGAAAAACATTTAGGTACTAATCAATAA
- a CDS encoding PTS sugar transporter subunit IIA: protein MKPNLILMSHGNLASTLIESAKMILGDLPKDDYDVIHLHTDNTFAQIENQLKRLLDKFGNNQILIMTDLYGGTPFNIASKFYRKNDNICLISGMNLDMVIEYFSSDLDYNISKFIDEIISVSKDSIALYTKNEPEIYADIDI, encoded by the coding sequence ATGAAACCTAATTTAATATTAATGAGTCATGGCAATTTAGCATCCACACTTATTGAATCTGCCAAAATGATATTGGGCGATTTACCAAAAGATGATTATGATGTAATACATTTGCATACGGATAACACTTTCGCCCAAATAGAAAATCAACTAAAAAGATTATTAGATAAATTTGGAAATAATCAAATCTTAATAATGACGGATCTATATGGCGGAACTCCTTTTAATATAGCCAGCAAATTTTACAGAAAAAATGATAATATCTGTTTAATAAGTGGAATGAATCTAGATATGGTCATAGAATATTTTTCTTCAGACCTTGATTATAATATAAGTAAATTTATAGATGAAATTATCAGCGTTTCAAAAGATTCTATAGCATTGTACACAAAAAATGAACCTGAAATATATGCTGACATAGATATATAA
- a CDS encoding MgtC/SapB family protein: MFVEYIKHALGDFSILEITTRILVAYIMGIFIGWEREQHKKPIGSRTTSIVCMGAALLSCYEDVFARAVILENAELIKSGAEALSKVPDYNRISAQIVSGIGFLGAGMIIQNRGKLHGITTAAIVWVTACIGIVIGSGQWVLSTIGCICIFLSTSIYRFFIPYYISNKKRSIVYLIEHPTKIDFETELGEYGIRFINLEIVGWKENKENNNTPNIISKIRIFVPQLDYKNIENIFRSLNVKPLKKLRNMIEKIDFDSIE, encoded by the coding sequence ATGTTTGTAGAATATATTAAACATGCATTAGGCGACTTTAGTATTTTAGAAATAACAACAAGAATATTAGTGGCATATATTATGGGTATATTTATAGGCTGGGAAAGAGAACAGCATAAAAAACCTATAGGAAGCAGAACTACAAGTATTGTTTGTATGGGAGCAGCTCTTTTATCATGCTATGAAGATGTATTTGCACGTGCTGTAATATTAGAAAATGCAGAACTTATCAAATCAGGAGCAGAAGCTTTAAGCAAAGTACCTGATTATAACAGAATATCTGCTCAAATAGTTTCCGGAATTGGTTTCTTGGGGGCCGGAATGATAATACAAAATAGAGGAAAACTGCATGGAATAACCACTGCTGCTATAGTTTGGGTTACTGCATGTATAGGTATAGTCATAGGTTCCGGACAATGGGTGTTATCTACCATAGGATGTATATGTATATTTTTAAGCACTTCTATTTATAGATTTTTTATACCATATTATATATCAAATAAAAAAAGATCTATAGTATACTTAATAGAACATCCTACAAAAATAGATTTTGAAACCGAATTAGGAGAATATGGAATAAGATTTATTAATTTAGAGATAGTCGGCTGGAAGGAAAATAAAGAAAATAATAATACTCCTAATATCATAAGCAAAATAAGAATATTTGTGCCTCAATTAGATTATAAGAATATAGAAAATATTTTTAGAAGTTTAAATGTAAAACCTTTAAAAAAATTACGTAATATGATAGAAAAAATCGATTTTGACAGTATTGAATGA